The following coding sequences are from one Culex quinquefasciatus strain JHB chromosome 1, VPISU_Cqui_1.0_pri_paternal, whole genome shotgun sequence window:
- the LOC6033001 gene encoding cuticle protein isoform X3: MAFKFVTFLALVAVARAGVISSPALSYAAAPALSYAAPVAKTVSYAAPAQYAYAAPVAKTIVAAPALTKTVVADEYDPNPQYSFSYGISDKLTGDQKEQHETRNGDVVEGSYSLVEADGTRRIVDYTADPHNGFNAVVRKEALAVKAVAAAPVVAAKAVYAQPAYTSYAAPAVTKTIVQQPAYATYAAPVAKAVYAQPAYTTYAAPLATKTIVSQPAYASYAAPALYHH; the protein is encoded by the exons ATGGCATTCAAG TTTGTGACCTTCCTCGCCCTGGTGGCCGTTGCCCGCGCCGGAGTTATCTCCAGTCCGGCTCTGTCGTACGCCGCTGCCCCAGCCCTGTCCTACGCCGCTCCAGTGGCCAAGACCGTGTCCTATGCTGCCCCCGCCCAGTACGCCTATGCTGCCCCAGTGGCCAAGACCATTGTTGCTGCCCCGGCCCTGACCAAGACCGTTGTCGCCGATGAGTACGACCCGAACCCTCAGTACTCTTTCTCGTACGGAATCTCCGACAAACTGACCGGAGATCAGAAGGAACAGCACGAAACCCGCAACGGAGATGTCGTCGAGGGATCTTACTCGCTGGTTGAAGCTGACGGAACCCGCCGCATCGTTGATTACACCGCTGACCCACACAACGGATTCAACGCCGTCGTCCGCAAGGAAGCCCTGGCCGTCAAGGCTGTCGCCGCTGCCCCAGTTGTTGCCGCCAAGGCCGTCTATGCCCAGCCTGCCTACACTTCCTACGCCGCCCCAGCTGTGACCAAGACCATCGTCCAGCAGCCAGCTTATGCCACCTATGCCGCCCCAGTGGCCAAGGCCGTCTATGCTCAGCCAGCTTACACCACGTACGCCGCCCCTCTGGCCACCAAGACCATCGTGTCCCAGCCAGCTTATGCCTCGTACGCCGCCCCAGCCCTGTATCACCACTAG
- the LOC6032993 gene encoding larval cuticle protein A3A, with protein sequence MAFKFVVFLALVAIAHAGVISSPALATYAAAPALSYSAPIARTLSYAAPVAKTIVAAPALAKTVVADEYDPNPEYSFSYGISDQLTGDQKEQHETRNGDVVQGSYSLVEADGTRRIVDYTADPIHGFNAVVRKEGLAAPVIAAKTVVAQPAIAAYAAPAVTKTIVQQPAIATKTVIAQPAIASYSAPLATKTIVAHH encoded by the exons ATGGCTTTCAAG TTTGTGGTCTTCCTTGCCCTGGTGGCCATTGCCCATGCCGGAGTCATCTCCAGCCCGGCTTTGGCGACCTACGCCGCCGCTCCGGCTCTGTCATATTCGGCGCCAATCGCCCGAACGCTGTCCTACGCTGCCCCAGTGGCCAAGACCATTGTTGCCGCTCCGGCTCTGGCCAAGACCGTTGTCGCCGATGAGTACGACCCGAACCCGGAGTACTCTTTCTCGTACGGAATCTCCGACCAACTGACCGGAGACCAGAAAGAACAGCACGAGACCCGCAACGGTGATGTCGTCCAGGGATCTTACTCGCTGGTTGAAGCTGATGGTACCCGTCGCATTGTTGATTACACCGCCGATCCCATCCACGGATTCAACGCCGTCGTCCGCAAGGAAGGACTCGCTGCCCCAGTCATCGCCGCCAAGACCGTTGTTGCCCAACCTGCCATCGCCGCCTACGCCGCCCCAGCTGTGACCAAGACCATCGTCCAGCAGCCAGCCATTGCCACCAAGACCGTCATTGCTCAGCCAGCTATTGCCTCGTACTCGGCTCCTCTGGCCACCAAGACCATCGTTGCTCACCACTAA